The following proteins are encoded in a genomic region of Aminivibrio pyruvatiphilus:
- a CDS encoding thiamine pyrophosphate-dependent dehydrogenase E1 component subunit alpha: MCAMPVRKEATLPLARYDKETLKFFYETMVKIRNFELTVEKFFFDGEIPGFVHLYIGEEATATGVMANLRKTDYIQSTHRGHGHTIAKGADLKHMMAELFGKSTGSCKGKGGSMHIADFSVGMLGANGIVGGGFTMATGAALAQKMQKTDGVAVAFFGDGASNRGTFHEAANMAAAWKLPVIFLCENNQWASTTPYRTTTSVDDIADRAQGYGMPGVIVDGNDVFAVYEAAKELIERARRGEGPAILECKTYRIKGHFVGDPEMYRTKEEVQKVLEETDPIPRFEARVLKAKAMTKKELETIRTRVEKELAEALEFARTSPEPEVSALYEGLYV, translated from the coding sequence ATGTGTGCAATGCCGGTACGGAAAGAGGCGACTCTTCCTCTTGCACGGTACGATAAAGAAACGCTGAAGTTTTTCTATGAGACCATGGTGAAGATCCGCAATTTCGAACTCACCGTGGAGAAATTTTTCTTTGACGGAGAGATCCCCGGGTTCGTCCACCTGTACATCGGCGAGGAAGCCACTGCCACGGGCGTCATGGCGAACCTGAGAAAGACCGACTATATCCAGAGCACCCACAGGGGGCACGGCCACACCATCGCCAAGGGCGCCGACCTGAAGCACATGATGGCCGAGCTGTTCGGAAAGAGCACGGGAAGCTGCAAAGGCAAGGGCGGCTCCATGCACATCGCCGACTTCAGCGTGGGCATGCTGGGCGCCAACGGCATCGTGGGCGGCGGTTTCACCATGGCCACCGGCGCGGCGCTCGCCCAGAAGATGCAGAAGACCGACGGCGTCGCCGTGGCCTTTTTCGGCGACGGCGCCTCCAACAGGGGAACCTTCCACGAGGCCGCCAACATGGCCGCGGCATGGAAACTTCCCGTGATCTTCCTCTGCGAGAACAACCAGTGGGCCTCCACCACCCCCTACCGGACCACCACCTCGGTGGACGACATCGCCGACCGGGCCCAGGGCTACGGCATGCCAGGCGTGATCGTGGACGGCAACGACGTGTTCGCCGTGTACGAGGCCGCGAAGGAGCTCATCGAGCGGGCCCGCAGGGGAGAAGGGCCTGCGATCCTCGAGTGCAAGACCTATCGGATCAAGGGCCATTTCGTTGGCGACCCCGAGATGTACCGCACCAAGGAAGAGGTCCAGAAGGTCCTCGAAGAGACGGACCCCATCCCCCGGTTCGAGGCCAGGGTTCTCAAGGCCAAGGCCATGACGAAAAAAGAGCTTGAGACCATCAGGACCAGGGTGGAGAAGGAGCTTGCCGAGGCGCTGGAGTTCGCCCGTACCTCTCCGGAACCCGAAGTGTCTGCCCTGTATGAAGGGCTCTATGTGTAA
- a CDS encoding alpha-ketoacid dehydrogenase subunit beta, translating to MKTITFSQATLEAMQEEMARDERVFVMGEDIARQGGIFGQFKGLPAQFGTGRVMDTPISETAIVGACIGAALAGMRPVADMHFADFAGVCFDEIYNQMAKIYYMFGGQKPVSMVLRAPDGLVNQAAAQHSQSLEAFFCHIPGLKVVIPSNPADAKGLLKAAIRDDNPVIYFEHKALFSMKGEVPEEEYVTPIGKAKVVREGKDVTLVSYSMTMNLAVKAADMLEKEGISVELIDLRTISPIDKETILNSVAKTSRLAIAHEAVKQGGVGAEISAIVAEEAIDCLDAPIVRVGAPFTPVPFARPLEQAYRITPDKIAAAVRGMM from the coding sequence ATGAAGACAATCACTTTTTCCCAGGCAACCCTTGAAGCCATGCAGGAGGAGATGGCCCGGGACGAACGGGTGTTCGTCATGGGCGAGGACATCGCCCGCCAGGGCGGAATTTTCGGCCAGTTCAAGGGCCTTCCCGCCCAGTTCGGAACCGGACGGGTCATGGACACCCCCATCAGCGAGACGGCCATCGTCGGTGCCTGCATCGGCGCCGCTCTCGCGGGAATGCGTCCCGTGGCGGACATGCACTTCGCCGACTTTGCCGGGGTCTGCTTCGACGAGATTTACAACCAGATGGCCAAGATATACTACATGTTCGGCGGTCAGAAGCCCGTCTCCATGGTGCTCCGGGCCCCGGACGGCCTCGTGAACCAGGCCGCTGCCCAGCACTCCCAGTCCCTCGAGGCCTTTTTCTGCCACATTCCCGGCCTGAAAGTGGTCATCCCCTCCAACCCGGCGGATGCCAAGGGCCTCCTGAAGGCAGCCATCAGGGACGACAACCCCGTCATCTACTTCGAGCACAAGGCTCTCTTCTCCATGAAGGGGGAGGTTCCCGAGGAGGAGTATGTCACTCCCATCGGCAAGGCGAAGGTGGTCCGGGAAGGAAAAGATGTCACCCTCGTGTCCTATTCCATGACCATGAATCTTGCGGTCAAGGCAGCCGACATGCTTGAAAAAGAGGGGATCAGCGTGGAGCTCATCGACCTGAGGACCATTTCTCCCATCGATAAAGAGACGATCCTCAATTCTGTGGCAAAGACGTCCCGGCTCGCCATCGCCCACGAAGCGGTGAAGCAGGGCGGCGTGGGCGCCGAAATATCGGCCATTGTCGCCGAAGAGGCCATCGACTGCCTCGACGCCCCCATCGTCCGGGTGGGCGCTCCCTTCACCCCGGTGCCCTTTGCCCGGCCGCTGGAGCAGGCCTACCGCATCACCCCCGACAAGATCGCCGCGGCGGTCCGGGGAATGATGTAA
- a CDS encoding PPC domain-containing DNA-binding protein, with protein MSAERVSSAPGTISATVLGRIAPGEDLFAAVREICTRHGIRSGHIATMIGSLRSADVVCVTPDPETPGRAVYLEPLRMEGCIELITVAGIIGEDDRGELSVHLHGVLAGSDMKPVAGHLADRGENRVLATAEVVINGFSGAEFVRSFDEETGFVLFKVRPAGP; from the coding sequence GTGTCAGCGGAGAGAGTCTCCTCGGCCCCGGGCACCATCTCGGCGACGGTTCTCGGGAGAATCGCCCCGGGTGAGGACCTTTTTGCCGCCGTCAGGGAAATCTGCACCCGCCACGGTATCCGGTCGGGGCATATCGCCACCATGATCGGCAGCCTCCGGTCGGCGGACGTGGTCTGCGTGACCCCGGACCCCGAAACCCCGGGGAGGGCGGTCTACCTCGAACCGCTCCGCATGGAGGGCTGCATCGAACTGATCACCGTCGCGGGCATTATCGGTGAGGATGACAGGGGAGAACTCTCCGTCCACCTGCACGGCGTTCTCGCGGGAAGCGACATGAAACCCGTGGCGGGACATCTCGCCGACAGGGGAGAAAACCGGGTGCTCGCCACCGCGGAAGTTGTGATCAATGGTTTTTCCGGAGCGGAATTCGTCCGCTCTTTCGACGAAGAAACAGGGTTCGTGCTGTTCAAGGTCCGCCCCGCCGGTCCCTGA
- a CDS encoding DctP family TRAP transporter solute-binding subunit, with product MKKIVALLIAVAVLCSVSVPAFAAYKDEYKLDIVPSLTTAWGMGAQYFADLVKERSGGKINIKVYPGSQLTTGKQTNAFLLVRNGTIDFAVQSSINYSPQLVELNLFALPFFIANQPDRYAALDAVKAGKAGEMVIKAIEDKGVKFLAFGENGFRELTNSKKAIRTPDDLTGMKIRVVGSPLFLDTFRALGANPVNMNWSDTMAAIQQGVVDGQENPISTFYPVKMHDYHKFMTDWHYVVDPTLYVVNPAVWASFSAEDQKMIQEAAVEAGKYMIALARIGLDDGTAQKYLESIGKVPEITDWYGTLKSVGMDVAILTPEEMKAFADKTAPVLEAWKSKVGDELVKAAEADMASVVKK from the coding sequence ATGAAAAAGATCGTAGCACTGCTTATCGCTGTTGCAGTCCTGTGTTCGGTGTCCGTGCCGGCGTTTGCCGCCTACAAGGACGAGTACAAGCTCGACATCGTGCCGAGCCTGACCACCGCATGGGGAATGGGCGCCCAGTACTTCGCCGATCTCGTGAAAGAGAGAAGCGGCGGCAAGATCAACATCAAGGTCTATCCCGGATCCCAGCTCACCACCGGAAAGCAGACCAACGCTTTCCTCCTCGTCCGGAACGGCACCATCGACTTCGCCGTCCAGTCTTCCATCAACTATTCGCCCCAGCTTGTCGAGCTGAACCTCTTCGCCCTTCCCTTCTTCATCGCCAACCAGCCCGACCGGTATGCCGCCCTTGACGCCGTCAAGGCTGGAAAAGCCGGCGAAATGGTCATCAAGGCCATCGAAGACAAAGGCGTGAAGTTCCTTGCCTTCGGCGAGAACGGATTCCGTGAGCTCACCAATTCCAAGAAGGCAATCAGGACCCCCGACGACCTCACCGGCATGAAGATCCGGGTTGTGGGCAGCCCCCTGTTCCTCGATACCTTCAGGGCTCTCGGCGCCAACCCCGTGAACATGAACTGGAGCGATACCATGGCGGCCATCCAGCAGGGCGTCGTTGACGGCCAGGAGAACCCCATCAGCACCTTCTATCCCGTGAAGATGCACGACTACCACAAGTTCATGACCGACTGGCACTACGTGGTCGATCCCACCCTCTACGTGGTCAACCCCGCAGTGTGGGCCTCCTTCTCCGCCGAGGACCAGAAGATGATCCAGGAAGCCGCCGTGGAAGCGGGCAAGTACATGATCGCCCTCGCCCGCATCGGCCTCGACGACGGCACTGCCCAGAAGTACCTCGAGAGCATCGGCAAGGTTCCCGAGATCACCGACTGGTACGGCACCCTGAAGAGCGTGGGCATGGATGTGGCCATCCTTACCCCCGAAGAGATGAAGGCCTTCGCCGACAAGACCGCTCCCGTGCTTGAAGCATGGAAGTCCAAGGTGGGCGATGAACTCGTCAAAGCCGCCGAGGCAGATATGGCCTCCGTGGTCAAGAAGTAA
- a CDS encoding TRAP transporter small permease gives MAKKIFDHFEEILGSLILMVMAVITFANVITRYFIFQALAFTEEVTINLFVWLVMLGTAIAFKKGTNLSMTFIYDLLPRKGKKACFFIGTIMSLVFFALLAYLGYLEVVDEIDLGVTTESLAIPVYYYTIALPVFSVLIFVRIVQAALATIRRNEF, from the coding sequence ATGGCCAAGAAAATTTTCGATCATTTTGAAGAGATTCTCGGATCGCTGATCCTCATGGTGATGGCGGTGATCACCTTCGCCAACGTCATCACCAGGTACTTTATCTTCCAGGCGCTGGCGTTCACCGAGGAGGTCACCATCAACCTCTTCGTCTGGCTCGTCATGCTGGGCACGGCCATCGCCTTCAAAAAGGGAACGAACCTCAGCATGACCTTCATCTACGACCTTCTTCCCCGAAAAGGGAAAAAAGCCTGCTTCTTCATCGGCACGATCATGTCCCTGGTGTTTTTCGCCCTTCTTGCCTATCTCGGGTATCTCGAGGTCGTTGATGAAATCGACCTCGGCGTGACCACCGAATCCCTGGCGATTCCCGTGTATTACTACACCATTGCCCTGCCGGTCTTTTCCGTCCTTATTTTTGTGCGCATCGTGCAGGCGGCTCTTGCGACCATCCGCAGGAACGAATTTTAG
- a CDS encoding TRAP transporter large permease — MESLIREPAFWTIVLFILPLLLRVPIAVALGMGTIFVVWNWNMGYQMLSYSFFAGIAKFPLLAIPFFILAGVIMEKVGIAERIINLIKQLVGDMTGGLAVATVIVAAFWGAVSGSGPATVAALGLILIPGMAEAGYDKAFAAATVSVASGLAIIIPPSISFIVYGDIMQQSVGTLFAAGVIPGIVVACCLCVAVYLVSRKRGYRGEPRGSASVVLKSLRDAFWGLFTPVIILGGIYGGVFTPTEAAAVAVFYGLFVGVFIYRTLTFRVLYEILAETVAGTSVVMIVVTCAGLYSWLGATVGLIDKVAAVLLGISENPAVILLMINIILLFAGMLLDAISIAYVFLPILAPIIVIFGWDPIWFGVMMTINMAIGQVTPPVAVNLFVGARISGLTMEQISRPAVPMLIATVIALVIITAFPGITLFLPRLMGMM, encoded by the coding sequence ATGGAGTCTTTGATCCGCGAACCCGCATTCTGGACGATCGTCCTTTTCATCCTGCCGCTCCTGCTCAGGGTTCCCATCGCGGTGGCCCTCGGCATGGGAACCATTTTCGTTGTCTGGAACTGGAACATGGGGTACCAGATGCTGTCCTACAGCTTTTTCGCCGGCATCGCGAAATTTCCCCTCCTGGCGATACCCTTCTTCATCCTCGCCGGGGTCATCATGGAAAAAGTCGGCATCGCCGAACGGATCATCAACCTCATCAAGCAGCTCGTGGGTGACATGACCGGCGGCCTTGCCGTGGCAACAGTCATAGTGGCTGCCTTCTGGGGCGCCGTGAGCGGCTCGGGTCCCGCGACGGTGGCGGCTCTCGGCCTCATCCTTATTCCCGGCATGGCCGAGGCGGGATACGACAAGGCCTTCGCTGCCGCCACGGTCTCTGTGGCTTCGGGGCTGGCCATCATCATTCCCCCGAGCATTTCCTTCATCGTCTACGGCGACATCATGCAGCAGTCGGTAGGAACCCTCTTCGCGGCGGGCGTCATTCCGGGCATCGTGGTGGCGTGCTGTCTCTGCGTGGCGGTCTACCTTGTCAGCAGGAAGCGGGGCTACCGGGGCGAGCCCAGAGGAAGCGCATCCGTGGTACTGAAGTCTCTCAGGGACGCCTTCTGGGGCCTGTTTACACCCGTCATCATTCTCGGCGGCATCTACGGCGGCGTCTTCACTCCCACCGAGGCCGCGGCTGTGGCGGTCTTTTACGGCCTCTTCGTCGGCGTGTTCATATACCGGACGCTCACCTTCCGGGTGCTCTACGAGATCCTTGCCGAGACCGTGGCGGGAACCTCGGTGGTCATGATCGTGGTCACCTGCGCAGGCCTCTATTCATGGCTCGGCGCCACGGTGGGACTCATCGACAAGGTGGCGGCCGTACTGCTCGGCATCTCGGAGAATCCCGCGGTCATCCTCCTGATGATCAACATCATCCTTCTTTTCGCCGGCATGCTCCTCGACGCCATTTCCATCGCCTATGTCTTCCTGCCCATCCTGGCCCCCATCATTGTGATCTTCGGGTGGGATCCCATCTGGTTCGGCGTCATGATGACCATCAACATGGCCATCGGGCAGGTGACGCCCCCCGTGGCGGTCAACCTCTTCGTGGGTGCCCGGATCAGCGGCCTGACCATGGAGCAGATCAGCAGGCCCGCGGTTCCCATGCTCATCGCGACTGTAATCGCACTCGTCATCATCACCGCGTTCCCGGGGATCACGCTCTTCCTTCCCAGGCTCATGGGGATGATGTAG
- a CDS encoding dihydrolipoamide acetyltransferase family protein — MATPVTMPKLGLTMNTGVISRWNKKEGESVAKGEILMVVATDKLTFDVVSPEAGTLLRIVVPEGKDVPVGEVLAYLGQAGEAVSGVAAPEAAGTAPAAPTSVASAEKASSRSAALPAGLRATPLARKIAREEGIDLSAVAGSGPEGRIVRKDVEAFAASAPESRKIKTSPAAAKAAADLGVDVSSIAADGRVMKADVLKAASPASVKAAPKDVRLPLTPMRKVIAERMSLSKATIPSVAYDMDVDFTALAEFRAKVKAEGAKRGVKISYNHILMKICAAAVKDVPLANSSFDGDAIVLHGNVNIGLAVAVDGGLLVPNVKAVQEKSLLEVAEETERLVDQARSGKLALEDMQGGTFTITNLGMFGTKSFTPIVNPPEACILGVNTITEKPVAVDGAVVIRPMSVLSLVADHRILDGAEAARFLARVRELAENPWLLLL; from the coding sequence ATGGCAACACCGGTAACCATGCCCAAGCTCGGGCTGACCATGAACACGGGGGTGATCTCCCGGTGGAACAAAAAGGAGGGGGAATCCGTCGCGAAGGGCGAGATCCTTATGGTGGTCGCCACGGACAAGCTGACTTTCGATGTGGTGTCCCCTGAAGCTGGTACCCTGCTGCGGATCGTCGTCCCTGAAGGAAAGGACGTCCCCGTGGGGGAAGTTCTCGCCTATCTCGGACAGGCCGGTGAGGCCGTTTCCGGAGTCGCGGCTCCTGAAGCGGCAGGAACCGCCCCTGCGGCGCCAACGTCTGTCGCTTCGGCGGAGAAGGCTTCTTCCCGCAGCGCCGCCCTGCCCGCAGGACTGAGGGCCACACCCCTGGCCCGGAAAATCGCCAGGGAAGAGGGCATCGATCTTTCGGCTGTTGCCGGCTCGGGGCCGGAGGGAAGAATTGTCCGGAAGGACGTGGAAGCTTTCGCAGCTTCCGCCCCGGAGAGCAGAAAGATCAAGACCAGCCCGGCGGCCGCGAAAGCCGCTGCGGATCTCGGCGTGGACGTTTCCTCCATAGCCGCGGACGGACGGGTCATGAAAGCCGACGTCCTGAAGGCCGCATCTCCTGCTTCCGTCAAGGCTGCTCCCAAGGATGTCCGCCTTCCCCTGACACCCATGCGGAAGGTCATCGCTGAGCGCATGAGCCTGAGCAAGGCCACCATCCCCTCCGTGGCCTACGATATGGATGTGGATTTCACAGCCCTCGCCGAATTCCGGGCGAAGGTGAAGGCCGAAGGAGCAAAGCGGGGTGTCAAAATCTCCTACAACCATATCCTCATGAAGATCTGCGCGGCGGCAGTGAAGGACGTCCCCCTGGCGAACTCCTCCTTTGACGGAGACGCCATCGTTCTTCACGGAAACGTGAACATCGGCCTTGCCGTGGCGGTGGACGGAGGGCTTCTCGTTCCCAACGTGAAGGCGGTGCAGGAGAAGAGCCTCCTCGAGGTGGCCGAAGAGACCGAACGGCTCGTGGATCAGGCGAGGTCCGGAAAGCTGGCCCTGGAAGACATGCAGGGCGGAACCTTCACCATTACGAATCTCGGAATGTTCGGGACGAAAAGCTTCACCCCCATCGTCAACCCGCCGGAGGCGTGCATCCTCGGCGTGAACACCATCACTGAAAAGCCCGTGGCGGTGGACGGGGCAGTGGTCATCCGGCCCATGTCCGTGCTCTCCCTGGTGGCTGACCACAGGATCCTCGACGGCGCCGAAGCCGCCCGGTTCCTCGCCAGGGTCAGGGAACTGGCGGAAAACCCCTGGCTTCTTCTTCTGTAG
- the lpdA gene encoding dihydrolipoyl dehydrogenase, with protein sequence MAVVTMPKLGLTMNEGTVSRWNKKVGDRVEKGEILLVVATDKLTFEVEANESGVLSEILVREGDAAAVSAPIARIGEGETGDVPVTDPHSPDEEKTLPKAVPAAAQAAPAGTKRVAVIGGGPGGYVAAIRAAQLGAEVTLIEKGALGGVCLNVGCIPTKVLLHTAEAYTAAKEGALIGLRAENVSVDWSGLMARKKAVVETLVGGVGTLMASNGITVLRGTASFASAKEIDVALNDGGKMTVRADAVIVATGSEPAVPPIPGFDLEGVITSTEALSLDGLPESVVLVGGGVIGMEFASIFSTFGVKVTVVEMLPEILPMIDGEIVSILKGVLLRKGVVFHTSSKVTAVEKKGKKLAVSVETPEGKAVLEAEKVLVSVGRRPVTKGLGLESIGVAVERGRIKTDKRMETAVKGVYAIGDCASPIMLAHVASREGEVAAENILGHTVEMDYKTVPSAVYTAPEIASVGLSEKEALEKGFRVKVGRFPLMANGKSLIMNETDGMVKYVVDEKYDEILGVHLIGPRATDLIVEGALALRLEATVDEILTTVHAHPTVGEALLEGAMAVRGQALSLPKKA encoded by the coding sequence ATGGCTGTTGTGACGATGCCCAAGCTGGGCCTGACGATGAACGAAGGGACGGTCTCCCGGTGGAACAAAAAGGTTGGGGACCGGGTGGAGAAGGGGGAAATCCTTCTCGTGGTGGCGACGGACAAGCTGACCTTCGAGGTGGAGGCCAACGAATCCGGCGTGCTGTCCGAGATACTGGTCAGGGAAGGGGACGCCGCCGCCGTGTCGGCTCCCATAGCCCGGATCGGCGAAGGGGAGACGGGAGATGTTCCGGTGACCGATCCCCACTCTCCCGATGAGGAAAAAACACTTCCGAAGGCCGTTCCGGCCGCTGCACAGGCTGCCCCCGCCGGCACGAAGAGGGTGGCGGTCATCGGCGGCGGTCCTGGAGGGTATGTGGCGGCCATCCGGGCGGCCCAGCTCGGTGCCGAGGTCACCCTCATCGAAAAAGGCGCCCTCGGCGGCGTGTGCCTCAACGTGGGGTGCATTCCCACCAAGGTGCTCCTCCATACAGCGGAAGCCTACACAGCGGCGAAGGAAGGAGCCCTCATAGGGCTCCGGGCGGAGAACGTCTCCGTGGACTGGAGCGGTCTCATGGCGCGAAAGAAGGCCGTGGTGGAAACCCTTGTAGGCGGCGTGGGCACCCTCATGGCGAGCAACGGGATCACCGTCCTCCGGGGAACGGCCTCCTTCGCCTCCGCCAAAGAGATCGACGTGGCCCTCAACGATGGCGGGAAGATGACGGTCAGGGCGGACGCCGTCATTGTCGCCACCGGTTCCGAACCTGCGGTTCCCCCCATTCCGGGCTTCGACCTGGAGGGGGTCATCACGAGCACCGAAGCCCTCTCCCTCGACGGTCTGCCGGAATCGGTGGTCCTCGTGGGCGGCGGCGTCATCGGCATGGAATTCGCCTCCATCTTTTCCACCTTCGGGGTGAAGGTTACCGTGGTGGAAATGCTCCCCGAGATTCTTCCCATGATCGACGGCGAGATAGTTTCGATCCTGAAAGGGGTCCTTTTGAGGAAGGGCGTTGTCTTCCACACCTCCTCGAAGGTGACGGCAGTGGAGAAGAAGGGAAAGAAGCTGGCGGTTTCCGTGGAGACCCCCGAAGGCAAGGCGGTCCTCGAGGCGGAGAAGGTTCTCGTCTCCGTGGGGCGCCGCCCGGTGACGAAGGGACTCGGCCTGGAATCCATCGGCGTCGCCGTGGAGCGGGGCCGCATAAAGACGGACAAAAGAATGGAGACGGCCGTGAAGGGCGTCTACGCCATCGGCGACTGCGCCTCGCCCATCATGCTGGCCCACGTGGCCTCCCGGGAGGGAGAGGTGGCGGCGGAGAACATTCTGGGGCACACGGTCGAAATGGATTACAAGACCGTCCCGAGCGCCGTTTACACCGCTCCGGAAATCGCTTCAGTGGGACTTTCCGAGAAGGAGGCCCTGGAGAAGGGATTCCGGGTGAAGGTCGGCCGGTTCCCCCTCATGGCCAACGGAAAGAGCCTTATCATGAACGAGACCGACGGCATGGTGAAGTACGTGGTGGACGAAAAATACGACGAGATCCTCGGGGTGCACCTCATCGGGCCCAGGGCCACGGACCTCATCGTGGAGGGAGCCCTGGCACTCCGTCTCGAGGCCACCGTGGACGAAATCCTGACCACAGTCCACGCCCACCCCACCGTGGGGGAGGCCCTGCTCGAAGGGGCCATGGCGGTCCGGGGGCAGGCCCTGTCGCTGCCGAAAAAGGCATAA
- a CDS encoding lipoate--protein ligase — protein sequence MYYIEGQSHDPAFNLAMEEHLYRTVDGGHPGYFLLWQNEPSIIVGRFQNTAQEVNRAFVEERGIRVVRRISGGGAVYHDLGNLNYTFIVPNDEGTPFDFARHAMPVVRALKKLGVTAEFNSRNDLAIDGQKFSGSAQHMDKRRLLHHGTLLFDSDLSVLGQALAVDEEKFTSKGFKSVRSRVTNILPHLPVKLSMAEFIAALRDSLSGTEQRPLSPDEIVAVGTLRDTKYATWEWNWGESPEYTERKVRRFPWGKVEALLNVKDGILAEARFFGDFFGVENREELETFLAGCPFRKEDLRERLSAVQLDRFFRGADLEEFLAFLFG from the coding sequence ATGTACTACATCGAGGGGCAGAGCCACGACCCCGCATTCAACCTGGCCATGGAGGAGCACCTCTACCGGACCGTGGACGGGGGACACCCCGGCTACTTCCTGCTCTGGCAGAACGAACCTTCCATCATCGTGGGGCGGTTCCAGAACACCGCCCAGGAGGTGAACCGGGCCTTCGTGGAGGAGCGGGGAATCCGGGTCGTCCGGAGGATCTCCGGCGGAGGGGCGGTCTACCACGACCTGGGAAACCTGAATTACACCTTCATCGTCCCCAACGACGAAGGCACCCCCTTCGACTTCGCCCGGCACGCCATGCCCGTGGTTCGGGCCCTGAAAAAACTCGGCGTGACGGCCGAGTTCAACAGCAGGAACGACCTGGCCATCGACGGGCAGAAGTTTTCGGGGAGCGCCCAGCACATGGACAAACGGCGGCTCCTCCACCACGGAACTCTCCTCTTCGACTCGGACCTTTCCGTTCTCGGTCAGGCCCTCGCCGTGGACGAGGAGAAGTTCACCTCCAAGGGGTTCAAGTCCGTGAGAAGCCGCGTGACCAACATCCTCCCCCATCTCCCGGTGAAACTCTCCATGGCGGAGTTCATCGCCGCCCTCCGGGACTCCCTGTCGGGAACGGAGCAGCGCCCCCTCTCCCCGGACGAGATCGTGGCCGTCGGAACGCTCAGGGATACGAAGTACGCCACCTGGGAATGGAACTGGGGAGAGTCCCCGGAGTACACCGAGAGGAAGGTCCGCCGCTTCCCCTGGGGAAAGGTGGAGGCGCTGCTGAACGTGAAGGACGGAATTCTAGCCGAAGCACGGTTCTTCGGCGACTTTTTCGGGGTGGAAAACCGGGAGGAGCTGGAAACATTTCTGGCAGGCTGTCCGTTCCGGAAGGAGGACCTCCGGGAGCGCCTTTCCGCCGTTCAGCTTGACCGGTTCTTCCGGGGAGCGGACCTGGAGGAATTCCTGGCCTTTCTTTTCGGGTAA
- a CDS encoding MBL fold metallo-hydrolase, with amino-acid sequence MLDSLEILTLVEDSVPMHGPFVAEHGLSFLLTGKKNGTIVRGLLDVGQSPEVLSHNMKGLGIRPESIDFLVLSHCHYDHTGGVAKFVASTGKANFPVVAHPALFRPHFKADPVLSSKGIQTGDEREAIEKAGGRLFLSSDPFPLADGLATTGQIPRVTGYEGPGKAFLTLEDGRVAPDSLPDDMGITARVKGKGVVVVAGCSHSGIVNILKRVRELYPDEPVEGVAGGLHLVNGSEEKMEKTLEGIREIGPKWIAAGHCTGFPMQVKLFQAFGTAFSPLCVGKKFVVEGA; translated from the coding sequence ATGCTTGATTCCCTTGAAATTCTCACGCTGGTGGAGGATTCCGTGCCCATGCACGGTCCCTTCGTCGCCGAACACGGCCTGTCCTTCCTTCTGACCGGAAAGAAGAACGGCACAATCGTCCGGGGGCTTCTGGACGTGGGGCAGAGCCCCGAGGTGCTCTCCCACAACATGAAGGGCCTCGGGATCCGCCCCGAATCCATCGATTTCCTCGTCCTCTCCCACTGCCATTACGACCATACCGGCGGTGTGGCGAAGTTCGTCGCCTCCACCGGAAAGGCCAATTTTCCCGTGGTGGCCCACCCGGCCCTGTTCCGCCCCCATTTCAAGGCGGATCCCGTCCTGTCCTCCAAGGGGATCCAGACCGGTGACGAGCGGGAAGCCATCGAGAAGGCCGGAGGCCGGCTGTTTCTCTCCTCCGACCCCTTTCCCCTGGCCGATGGCCTGGCCACTACGGGGCAGATTCCCCGGGTGACCGGCTATGAAGGTCCCGGAAAGGCCTTTCTCACCCTGGAGGACGGCAGGGTGGCCCCTGACTCCCTTCCCGACGACATGGGCATCACCGCCAGGGTGAAAGGAAAGGGAGTGGTGGTGGTGGCGGGCTGCAGCCACTCGGGGATCGTGAACATACTCAAAAGGGTCCGGGAGCTGTACCCCGACGAGCCCGTGGAAGGCGTCGCGGGGGGGCTTCACCTGGTCAACGGATCCGAAGAGAAGATGGAGAAGACCCTGGAGGGCATCCGGGAGATCGGGCCGAAATGGATCGCCGCGGGGCACTGCACGGGATTCCCCATGCAGGTCAAACTCTTCCAGGCCTTCGGGACGGCCTTCTCTCCCCTGTGCGTGGGAAAGAAATTCGTCGTCGAAGGAGCATAG